The Microcystis aeruginosa NIES-843 sequence GAAGCAGTACAAAAAGTCCAGAAAAAATTGGGTTCCGAGAAAGCAATTCAGGAAATTCGCGAGGAATTAGAAAAAATGAAACAGGAAAATCAGGAACTTAAAAGTCGTTTGACCAAATTAGAGGCGAAAAATGGTTAGTTAACCTGAGTTATCAGTTATCAGTCAATATAAACACCGAATTTTGAACAATTATGCAACAATTTATTCAACAGTTAAAAATCGATTTATCCTTGACAGTGATCTAGCAGTTTCATCATTTACTTTCCTAAATATCCTTAGCTAATCATCGCCAATAAACCTTGATAAAAAATCTGAAAACTAGGAGAACAATTATGAGCAGGAGTCATAAATTGAGAAATTTCTCGGGCTGCTTTCACTTTTTCTAAACCTCCTCGATGATACCCAGCTTTTTGAAGTATCTTTTCTAAGTTTTCCCAAGTTCCCCCCGTAATTTCATCGGGTTTTCTGTATTTTGCTTGCTGTCCCACATTAGTAGAAACTTTGGGATAGGCTGAGACTATAGCCTGAATATCACCAAAAAACCAAGCTTCTAGTTCTTCTATAGCAATTCTATTTAACACCTGAAATGTTTTTTTATCTTCACTAATCGTTTTGGTGATCAGTCCTGTTTGTTGGGCAATATTTTCTAACTTTTCTTTGAGCATTTGACAATCTTCATTGTCTCTATCTACAAGAATAATGATTCGATAATCATCGGGTATCCAGCATTG is a genomic window containing:
- a CDS encoding DUF4276 family protein → MHLEFLVEEFSTQECLNQILPKILFENVTYKIHAFRGKSDLIKKLPERLKGYQCWIPDDYRIIILVDRDNEDCQMLKEKLENIAQQTGLITKTISEDKKTFQVLNRIAIEELEAWFFGDIQAIVSAYPKVSTNVGQQAKYRKPDEITGGTWENLEKILQKAGYHRGGLEKVKAAREISQFMTPAHNCSPSFQIFYQGLLAMIS